GTAATAATTCGTACCGATTGATAGCCTATGGCAATTTTTTCTTCCAATAACATTCCCACATAATTGCCTGTTGCAAATCCCGCAGCATATACCACATAACTAATAGCTCCATCAAAATGCTTCAACGCTGAATTTATGGCAACAAGCCATATTAACACTTCAAAAAAACCCAGTACAGGAGCTATTGACCTATATCCACGTGCCATTAAAATAATGCGCATGGTACCAATGGATACATCAAAGATGCGGGCAATGAATATTAAAAAAAGTGTCCCGTAATCTGAAAAAAATGAATGCAAAAAATTTATTATATGTTCCATTTTAGTAAAAATTTATTTTGTTTATTGTACTTTTTTTAGTATATTACTTGAAAAAATATATATATTATTCAGTGTCAATATTATTTTCATTACCCGTTTGATAGGTGAAGGAAGGTGTCAGGATACCTGATCGGAATTTTAGCCTACATTATATTTCAGCTTATCTTAGGGATACTTGTTTCCCGTAAGATCCATTCCGATGATGACTTTATC
The DNA window shown above is from Spirochaetota bacterium and carries:
- a CDS encoding DUF2179 domain-containing protein, with product MEHIINFLHSFFSDYGTLFLIFIARIFDVSIGTMRIILMARGYRSIAPVLGFFEVLIWLVAINSALKHFDGAISYVVYAAGFATGNYVGMLLEEKIAIGYQSVRIITSKMVSALPLVLRQEGYGVTQIDGVGMKGPITLLFTVVPKRDVKKVVEVVQMLEPNAFITIEDVKQHLSGFTVHNGFIQKFASLISKKK